From the Lathyrus oleraceus cultivar Zhongwan6 chromosome 4, CAAS_Psat_ZW6_1.0, whole genome shotgun sequence genome, one window contains:
- the LOC127137848 gene encoding ras-related protein RABB1c-like produces MSYSHIFKYIIIGDTGVGKSCLLIRFADNRFQPFHDVTIGVEFGVRTININNKPIRLQIWDTAGQEKFKSITTSYYRGAVGALLVYDITRRETFHHIAGWLEDLKRHANSNMIFMLIGNKADLSKKRAVSTEEGEKFAKENGLMFMEVSAKSAENVEDAFIKTAGIIYKRIENGNFDVVNESRGIQIGSESKPSVAMDNKVPSVFGGSCCSS; encoded by the coding sequence ATGTCTTACTCACACATCTTCAAATACATAATAATCGGAGACACAGGAGTCGGAAAATCATGCCTTCTAATCCGTTTCGCTGACAACCGCTTTCAACCCTTCCACGACGTAACAATCGGTGTGGAATTCGGTGTGAGGACGATCAACATTAATAACAAACCAATCAGGTTACAAATATGGGACACAGCAGGTCaagaaaaattcaaatcaatAACAACATCATATTACAGAGGAGCAGTAGGTGCATTACTGGTTTACGATATAACAAGGAGAGAAACATTTCATCACATAGCTGGCTGGTTAGAAGATTTGAAGCGACATGCAAATTCAAATATGATCTTTATGTTAATCGGAAACAAGGCCGATCTCAGTAAGAAGCGCGCTGTAAGTACTGAAGAAGGCGAGAAGTTTGCGAAGGAGAATGGTTTGATGTTCATGGAGGTTTCGGCGAAAAGTGCAGAAAATGTTGAAGATGCGTTCATAAAAACAGCGGGAATAATATATAAAAGGATTGAAAATGGAAATTTTGATGTGGTGAATGAGAGTCGTGGAATCCAAATTGGAAGTGAAAGTAAACCATCAGTAGCTATGGATAATAAGGTCCCTTCTGTTTTTGGTGGAAGCTGTTGTAGCAGTTGA